Proteins from one Vigna radiata var. radiata cultivar VC1973A unplaced genomic scaffold, Vradiata_ver6 scaffold_129, whole genome shotgun sequence genomic window:
- the LOC106752933 gene encoding uncharacterized protein LOC106752933 encodes MEITIPLTEALQQILVYARRIKQYLGGKIDFEEKATEEHEGCNDSLKKKYPPKVKDLGSFTIPCAIGSVKIGKALLDLRSSINLMLIFMLKKIGGLTLKPTKISLIMADRSSKKPYGMVEDVVIRIEGLNSWLTSW; translated from the coding sequence ATGGAGATTACTATACCGTTGACCGAAGCACTCCAACAAATTCTTGTTTATGCAAGGCGTATAAAGCAATATCTCGGAGGAAAGATAGATTTTGAGGAGAAAGCTACTGAGGAACATGAAGGTTGCAATGACTCTTTGAAGAAAAAGTACCCTCCAAAAGTAAAGGATCTGGGAAGTTTTACAATTCCTTGCGCCATTGGGAGTGTGAAGATAGGGAAAGCTTTACTTGATTTACGGTCAAGTATCAACTTAATGCTCATATTTATGCTAaagaagattggtggtcttaCATTGAAGCCGACAAAGATCTCCTTGATCATGGCGGATAGATCATCAAAGAAACCCTATGGTATGGTGGAGGATGTTGTAATTCGCATTGAAGGGCTTAATTCCTGGTTGACTTCGTGGTGA